The Miltoncostaea marina DNA window CCGCGATCGGACGCCGCCCCGGGGACGGCGGGCGAGCACGCCGCCCCCGCGCCGCGGCTGCGCGCCGGCCGGGCGCTGCTGCGCGGCCGGCGCCTCGTGGTGCGCCTGCGCATCGAGACCGCCGAGGCCCTGCGGGTCTCGGCCGCCCTGCGCCCGCCGGGCGCGCGCCGCCGGCTCTCCGGCGCGCGCCCGGTGGTGCGCGCCCTGCCCGCGGGCGGGCGGGCGACGCTGACCCTGCGGGCCCGGGTGGCCGGCCGGGCGCCCGCGCGCGTGCTGGTGCGGGTGACGCTGCGGCGCGCCGGCGGCGCGCCGGCGGTGCGGACGATCCCGGTGCGCGTGGCGCGGCGCTGAGCCGCGCCGCCGCTCAGCCGGGCAGGCGGGTGTGGCGCAGGTTGCGCACCCAGCCGGTGCCGAGCGCGTTGGGCTGGGCCAGGGCGCCCTCGAGCGTGCCCCGCAGGCGGAAGTCGAGGCCGGCGGCGTCCACGTCGTCGTACCAGAGCACGGCGCGCAGCAGCGGGTAGGAGGTGCGCAGGGTGGCGAGCGTCTGGCGCACCCAGGTGCGCGCGTCGCCGCCCATGCCGGTCGTGCCCATCTCGGAGATCATGATCGGCTTGCCGAAGCGGGCGAGCGCCTCGTAGGTGTCGCGGTAGAGCTGGTCGGCCGTGCGCCAGGAGCTCCACTCGTAGGCCGTGCCCCAGTTGAAGCCGCTGGTGGAGACCCAGTCGACCCAGCGGTCGCCCGGATACCAGGCCGCGATCGCGTGGTCGGCGCCGGGGATGCGCTCGAGGTTGTTGATCGACCACACCCAGCTCACGTTGTCCGCGCCGGCGGCGTCGAACACGCGGTGCACGTGGCGGTAGGCGCGCACGTAGTCCGCGGCGCTGTTGCCGTTGACCGACACGCCCCAGGGGTACCAGTCACCGTTCATCTCGTGCATGAGGCGGATCAGCACCGGCTGGCCGTACTCGGCCACGTCGCGCGCCCAGGCGCGCACCACGTCGTCGTGGGCGCCGTCGGCGATGCGGGCCAGGCTCACGTCGGGCTGCTCGGCCACGTGCAGCTCGCCGGCCGGGGCGTACCACGGCTCCCAGGTGATCATCGGCACGGCGCCCGCCTCGGCCACCCGCCGCGCCCAGTCGGCGCGGAAGCGGCGCTCGCCGCTCAGCCACTGCTGGAACCAGTTGACGATGCGCGGCCGGGGGCCGTTGGCGCGCGCCCACGCCTCGACGCCGCCGTCCCGCGCGGCCAGCTGGTGGTTGGAGACGCCGAGGTAGACGCCCCGCTCGGGCGGCGCCAGCCGCCGGCGCGGGGTGCCCGGCTCGGGGCCGGCGGGCGCAGCTCCTCGGGCCAGGTGAGGGGGCTCGCGGCCGCCTCGGCCCGCACCGGCTCGCGGTCGTCCACCAGCCAGGGGACGGCGAGCACGCCGGCGCCCGCGGCGGCGATCGCGACGCCCGCCAGCGTGCCCAGGATGCGTCTGCGCCAGCGCGAAGGGGCCATCGCCCCATCGTCGGCACGGCGGCGGGCCGATGTGAGCCGTCCGCACGCGACGTGCAGGATTCCATAGGCTCCAGGAATCGGGCGCCGTGCCGATATGGGCGCCACGTGGGCCACCTCGACATCCGTGACGCCATCGCGCAAGCGCCCCACGCGGCGCCTCGCCCCGCTCGCGGCCGCGCTCGGCCTGGGCGCCGCCCTGCTCACGGCCGGCGCCGCCGGCGCCGCGGCTGAGGACGGCGTGGCGGCCGGGGCGACGAGCGCGACGCGCGGCGTCACCGCGGCGGCCGGCGCCGCCGTGGCCCCGCACGCGCGCCCGGCGGTGCGCCAGGTGCGGCGCTTCCGGGGGCGCACCGTCAACCCGCTGTCCGGGGGCTCACCGCTCTACGTGGAGCAGGCGGGCAACGCGGCCGCTCAGGCGGCCGAGTGGCGCGCGATGCGCCCGCAGGACGCCGAGCTGATGCGCCACATCGCCGAGCAGCCGCAGGGCTTCTGGATCGGCGACTGGGTGCGCGACGTGCGCGCGAGCGTCGCCCGCCGGGTGGCCGCGGCCCGGCGCGCCGGCACCGTGCCGGTGCTCGTGCTCTACAACGTCCCCGCCCGCGACTGCGGCCTGCACTCCTCGGGCGGGGCGGCGAGCGCCGCCGCCTACCGCCGCTGGGTGGACCGGGTGGCGAGCGGCATCGGCCGCGCCCCCGCCACGGTGATCGTCGAGCCGGACGCCCTGTCGGCGCTCGACTGCATGGGCCGCGCCGCGCGCGCCGAGCGGGTGCGGCTGCTGGCGTGGGCGGTGCAGCGGCTGTCGCGCCAGCCGGCCGCGGCGGTCTACCTCGACGCCGGCAACCCGGGCTGGAAGCCGGCCGGCGTGGTGGCCCGCCGCCTGCGCAGCGCCGGCGTGGCCCGGGCGCGCGGCTTCGCGGTCAACGTGTCCGGCTTCGAGACCACCGAGCGCGCGCGGGCCTACGGGCGGGCGATCTCCCGGCGCACCGGCCGGGCGCACTTCGTCATCGACACCAGCCGCAACGGCAACGGCCCGGCGCCGGGCGGCGAGTGGTGCAACCCGCCCGGGCGGGCGCTCGGCCCCGACCCCACCACCGACACCGGCGACCCGCTGATCGACGCCTTCCTGTGGGTCAAGCGGCCCGGCGAGTCCGACGGCGTCTGCAACGGCGGCCCGCCCGCCGGCCGCTGGTGGCCGGAGTACGCCCTGGCCCTGGCCCGGGAGGCCGCCGGGCGCTGAGCGCCGCCGGGCCGGTTTCTCCCGGCCCGCGACGCGAAAGTTCCGGTGCGGAGCCGCCGATGAGGCGGCGATGCACACCCTCGGCAGTGAGCGGACG harbors:
- a CDS encoding glycoside hydrolase family 6 protein; the protein is MTPSRKRPTRRLAPLAAALGLGAALLTAGAAGAAAEDGVAAGATSATRGVTAAAGAAVAPHARPAVRQVRRFRGRTVNPLSGGSPLYVEQAGNAAAQAAEWRAMRPQDAELMRHIAEQPQGFWIGDWVRDVRASVARRVAAARRAGTVPVLVLYNVPARDCGLHSSGGAASAAAYRRWVDRVASGIGRAPATVIVEPDALSALDCMGRAARAERVRLLAWAVQRLSRQPAAAVYLDAGNPGWKPAGVVARRLRSAGVARARGFAVNVSGFETTERARAYGRAISRRTGRAHFVIDTSRNGNGPAPGGEWCNPPGRALGPDPTTDTGDPLIDAFLWVKRPGESDGVCNGGPPAGRWWPEYALALAREAAGR